From Vicinamibacterales bacterium, the proteins below share one genomic window:
- a CDS encoding isoprenylcysteine carboxylmethyltransferase family protein yields the protein MRVSAAALVTLAAAWGLWMVPFFGLSKGVAAQTIDKRARWGIALEGVGFFFVWSAWAWAAATPWWRWAAALPFLAAGPLLTWTSARTLGRQWRFDAGLNADHRLVQEGSYRIVRHPIYASMLAMLLGTGLLLTRLRFLAIAAVFFLAGTEIRVRIEDALLASRFGSVFDAYRARVSAYIPFVR from the coding sequence TTGAGAGTCTCCGCGGCCGCGCTCGTCACGCTTGCCGCGGCGTGGGGATTGTGGATGGTGCCGTTCTTCGGTCTCTCAAAAGGTGTCGCCGCCCAGACGATCGACAAGCGGGCGCGGTGGGGCATCGCGCTCGAAGGGGTTGGCTTCTTCTTCGTCTGGAGCGCGTGGGCGTGGGCAGCGGCGACGCCGTGGTGGCGGTGGGCGGCGGCCCTGCCGTTCCTGGCGGCCGGCCCGCTGCTCACCTGGACGAGTGCGCGCACGCTGGGACGGCAGTGGCGGTTCGACGCCGGTTTGAACGCCGACCACCGCCTCGTGCAGGAGGGATCGTACCGGATCGTCCGTCATCCGATCTACGCGTCGATGCTGGCGATGCTGCTCGGCACCGGGCTGCTGCTGACGCGGCTGCGGTTCCTGGCGATTGCGGCGGTCTTCTTTCTGGCCGGCACCGAGATTCGCGTGCGCATCGAAGACGCGCTGCTGGCGTCGCGGTTCGGATCCGTCTTCGACGCGTACCGCGCGCGCGTGTCCGCCTACATCCCGTTCGTGCGCTAG
- a CDS encoding RluA family pseudouridine synthase has translation MADEAGLRLDKFLAAPARLGSRARAMTAIERGKIFLNEREAGASDAATRLAAGDRVRVWMDRPGSARAHAGPRQVADVLIVYEDEALLVVNKPPGLLAVPLERKAQASSVFDQLEDHFRSRGKRRPLVVHRIDRDTSGLVVFAKTTAAQHAVKDQFRRREPDRVYLAVVYGRPSPPSGTWRDHLVWDDKALIQKETHPNDPHAQEAISDYRLREALGDASLIEVRLRTGRRNQIRIQARLRGHTLVGEKRYTYGPDAIRTISFERQALHAFQLSFLHPADGRRLTFEAPLPADFQSLLDRLRKR, from the coding sequence GTGGCTGACGAAGCCGGACTGAGGCTCGACAAGTTCCTCGCCGCGCCGGCGCGGCTCGGCTCGCGGGCGCGCGCGATGACGGCGATCGAGCGGGGAAAGATCTTTCTCAACGAGCGCGAGGCCGGCGCCTCCGACGCCGCGACCCGGCTGGCGGCCGGCGATCGCGTCCGCGTCTGGATGGACCGACCCGGGAGCGCCCGCGCGCACGCCGGTCCGCGGCAGGTCGCCGACGTCCTGATCGTCTACGAAGACGAGGCACTGCTCGTCGTCAACAAGCCGCCGGGGCTGCTGGCGGTGCCGCTCGAGCGCAAGGCCCAGGCCTCTTCGGTGTTCGATCAGCTCGAGGACCACTTCCGCTCGCGCGGCAAGCGCAGGCCGCTCGTCGTCCACCGCATCGATCGCGACACCTCCGGCCTGGTGGTGTTCGCGAAGACGACTGCGGCGCAGCATGCCGTCAAGGATCAGTTCCGCCGCCGCGAGCCCGACCGCGTCTACCTCGCCGTGGTCTACGGCCGGCCGTCGCCGCCGAGCGGCACATGGCGCGATCATCTCGTGTGGGACGACAAGGCGCTGATCCAGAAGGAGACCCACCCGAACGATCCCCACGCGCAGGAGGCGATCAGCGACTACCGGTTACGGGAAGCGCTGGGGGACGCGTCGCTGATCGAAGTACGTCTGCGCACCGGCCGACGGAATCAGATTCGCATCCAGGCGCGGCTGCGCGGCCACACGCTCGTCGGCGAGAAGCGGTATACGTATGGTCCCGACGCGATCCGGACGATTAGTTTCGAGCGTCAGGCGCTGCACGCCTTCCAGTTGTCGTTCCTGCATCCCGCTGACGGCCGCCGTCTGACGTTCGAAGCGCCGCTGCCGGCCGACTTCCAGTCGCTGCTCGATCGTCTAAGAAAGCGTTGA
- a CDS encoding DUF885 domain-containing protein — MATALGIHKYDETLDDYSKQAVTDEAAAATAFRQRIAAADPASLSPSNQLDREMLLHAIDSRVLSLQTVQPWARNPDIYSSGITNTAYLMIKRSYAPPEVRLKQVIAREKQMPAALLEARKNLDNPPAILTRIAIDQLDGSQGFFKDAVPQAFPEVKDAALLAQFKQSNDAVIAALGDYKTWLQTDLSKRSKGEYAIGADVYAKKLAADEMIDTPIDQLLTIAEQDMAKNKAAFAETAKKIDPAHTPMEVLARVQAEHPPADKLLSVTQAELDALGHFMSDHHIVSVPQAAPARVQETPPFMRATTSASMDTPGPYETKATEAYYNMTLPDPKWPKKQIAEFMSQWYFAAISNVSVHEVWPGHYLQFLYAKQFPSDVRKVIGVASNSEGWAHYCEQMVLDEGFHDGDPKYRLAQIQDALLRDARFIAGIKLHTKGMTVKQAEDFFVSDGYQPRPVAVSEAKRGTTDATYGYYTMGKLMILKLRDDYKAKKGAQFTLQDFHDTFIHLGPLPLPLVRKAMLGETGTIF; from the coding sequence ATGGCGACGGCGCTCGGGATCCACAAGTACGACGAAACGCTCGACGACTACTCGAAGCAGGCGGTGACCGACGAGGCCGCCGCCGCGACGGCGTTCCGGCAGCGGATCGCCGCCGCCGACCCGGCGTCGTTGTCGCCGTCGAACCAGCTCGATCGCGAGATGCTGCTGCACGCGATCGACTCGCGCGTCCTGTCGCTCCAGACCGTCCAGCCGTGGGCGCGCAATCCCGACATCTACAGCAGCGGCATCACCAACACCGCCTATCTGATGATCAAGCGCTCCTACGCGCCGCCCGAGGTACGCCTGAAGCAGGTGATCGCGCGCGAGAAGCAGATGCCGGCCGCCCTGCTCGAGGCGCGCAAGAACCTCGACAACCCGCCCGCCATCCTGACCCGGATTGCCATCGATCAACTCGACGGCAGCCAGGGCTTCTTCAAGGACGCGGTGCCGCAAGCGTTCCCGGAGGTCAAGGACGCCGCGCTCCTCGCACAGTTCAAGCAGTCGAACGACGCCGTGATCGCCGCGCTCGGCGACTACAAGACATGGCTGCAGACCGATCTCTCGAAGCGGTCGAAAGGCGAGTACGCCATCGGCGCCGACGTCTACGCGAAAAAGCTGGCAGCCGACGAGATGATCGACACGCCGATCGACCAGCTCCTCACCATCGCCGAGCAGGACATGGCGAAGAACAAGGCGGCCTTCGCCGAGACGGCCAAGAAGATCGACCCGGCGCATACGCCGATGGAGGTGCTGGCCAGGGTGCAGGCCGAGCATCCGCCGGCCGACAAACTGCTGTCGGTGACACAGGCCGAGCTCGACGCGCTCGGTCACTTCATGTCCGATCACCACATCGTCTCCGTGCCGCAGGCGGCGCCGGCCCGCGTGCAGGAGACGCCGCCGTTCATGCGCGCGACCACCTCGGCCTCGATGGACACGCCGGGCCCGTATGAGACGAAGGCGACCGAGGCCTACTACAACATGACGCTGCCGGACCCGAAGTGGCCGAAGAAGCAGATCGCCGAGTTCATGTCGCAGTGGTACTTCGCCGCCATCTCGAACGTGTCGGTCCACGAAGTGTGGCCGGGGCACTACCTGCAGTTCCTCTACGCGAAGCAGTTCCCGTCGGACGTCCGCAAGGTGATCGGCGTGGCCAGCAACTCGGAAGGGTGGGCCCACTACTGCGAACAGATGGTGCTCGACGAAGGCTTTCACGACGGCGACCCGAAGTACCGCCTCGCACAGATCCAGGACGCGCTGCTGCGCGATGCCCGGTTCATCGCCGGCATCAAGTTGCACACCAAGGGCATGACGGTGAAGCAGGCCGAAGACTTCTTCGTGAGCGACGGCTACCAGCCGCGGCCCGTGGCCGTGTCCGAGGCCAAGCGCGGGACCACGGACGCGACCTACGGCTACTACACGATGGGCAAGCTGATGATCCTGAAGCTGCGGGACGACTACAAGGCAAAAAAAGGCGCGCAGTTCACGCTTCAGGATTTCCACGACACGTTCATCCATCTCGGGCCGCTACCGCTGCCGCTCGTCCGGAAGGCGATGCTGGGAGAGACGGGGACCATCTTTTGA